CTTTCGTGATCAAGCAGCCGACCAAGCGCCAGGACGCCTTTGATGAGATCCTCGGCATCGACGCCTGGCGCAAGACCTTCGACGGCACGAAGACCCTCATGAGCGCCATTCAGGCAAAGGCCGAGACGCTGAAGGCCGAGGTGGCCGGGCGCGAGGAGCAGGTCGCTGCCCTCCCTGCGAAGCTCGCCGAGGCTTCTGCCGTGAGGGATGGCGAGGCGGCCAGACGTGCCGAGCTGGCATCGCAGAATGCAGGGCTGGAAAAGATCTCCGCCGAGCTTGCCACACTCGATGAGGAAAAGAGGAAACTCGATCTCTCGGTTGGTGAGCTGAAGGGGGTAGAGGAGCGGATCGCCTCCGGCAAGGACCACGTCGCCGCCCAGCAACTCCTGGTGGAGCAGTCCCGTGCCGCAGCTGCCGCGACTGCTGAGGCCGCCGCAGGGAAAGAAAGCTACGATTTCGCGGAGGAGCGCCTGAAAACGCTGCGGCAGGAAGAGCAGGCGAAGCTTCAGCTGGAGCGCCAGGGTGCGGCGCTGGAAAAGGAGATCTCGACCCTCGCCGGCAGGCTGGAGATCGAGCGGCGAGAGCAGCTGGAGAGTGCGCAGCAGATCGAGCAGGATGCAGCGCGCCTTTCCGAAGAGGAAACCGCTGTTGCGACGCGATCGGCGGCACTGAAGACGGAAGGGGAGGAGTGCCGCCGGAGACTGGCCGAAGCGCAGCAGGTGGCGGCGGACTTCCGGCTCTTGCCGCTGCACCAGGTGGAGCGGGCGGTGCCGTATCTTTTCGCCTCCCTCGACCGGCTGGAGGCGATAGCCGTGGAGGTGCGGGAAAAGGGAAAGCTCCTCGAGACGGAAGGGGATGTGCGCTCCAGGGCAGAGAGGCTGCCGGCTCTGAAGGAGGAGCTGAAAAAGGTACACGCCGAGAGGGCGGAACTGCAGGGGCGGAAGCTGAGCCTTGTCGAGGGGAGAGAGAAGCTCGCCTCCGGTCAGTGCCCGTATTTCCACGAGGCGTGCCAGAATCTCTCCTCCAATGGCGGCGCCGACCTCGAGGCGCGGCTCGATCTCCTTGATGGGAAGATGGCGGAGCTGGACGCCGGAGCCCGGGAGGTCGCGGCCGCTCTTGCCGAGGCGGAAAGCGCGGAGAAGGAACTCCTCTCGTTGCAGAAGGTGCGCGCTGACCTCCAGAGGCTCGCCGCTGATCAAGAGAAGGCGGAGCTCGATTTTTCCCGTGCGCTCCAGCCCGTTGCACCGGAAGGGCTCGTTGCTGCGGCAGCGGTGTGGGGCACGGCGTCCGGAATTCCCGCCGACCTTCTCCAACTTCAAACCGCGCTGCAGCTGACGCTCCCTGAGACGGTAGCAGAGCGGCGGCGCGAGGTGGAGGAGTGGAGGACGCGGGTTCACCATCTTGTTGCCTCCCTGCAGGAGGCTCTCTCCGCTCGGCTGGTGAGCGCCGAGGAGCCGGTCCAGCGGTGTGAGCGGCAAGAGGTGGAACTGCGCGCGAAAGGGGACGAGCTGAAAAGGGCGCAGGAGGAACTCGCGGCCAGGAGAAAGAGGCTGGAGGCCCGCGGGGACGCAATCTCGGAGCAGGAGAAGAAGCTGGAGTCGCAACGGGGGGTGCACGTAGCCGTGAAGGAGTCCCTCTCCCGCTACGACGGGGTAGACGCCGGAATCGCTGCCGCCGAGGCTGACCTCGCCAAATTCAGGGAAGCACGCGACAGCTACATCGCAAACCAGAAGGCGGCTGAAGAATTG
The DNA window shown above is from Geomonas sp. RF6 and carries:
- a CDS encoding AAA family ATPase produces the protein MLILSLELKNIKSHRDTVLSFSAGINVLCGPNGVGKSTIFEAIGYCLFGVNAQDFVSRAERFLSIGAKKGEISVVFQPADGELYRATRTVGAAAKWLLAKKVGDVFEVEDHANLQETEARIATLLGLNNGRPLADQFKLVIGPFQNDFLGPFVIKQPTKRQDAFDEILGIDAWRKTFDGTKTLMSAIQAKAETLKAEVAGREEQVAALPAKLAEASAVRDGEAARRAELASQNAGLEKISAELATLDEEKRKLDLSVGELKGVEERIASGKDHVAAQQLLVEQSRAAAAATAEAAAGKESYDFAEERLKTLRQEEQAKLQLERQGAALEKEISTLAGRLEIERREQLESAQQIEQDAARLSEEETAVATRSAALKTEGEECRRRLAEAQQVAADFRLLPLHQVERAVPYLFASLDRLEAIAVEVREKGKLLETEGDVRSRAERLPALKEELKKVHAERAELQGRKLSLVEGREKLASGQCPYFHEACQNLSSNGGADLEARLDLLDGKMAELDAGAREVAAALAEAESAEKELLSLQKVRADLQRLAADQEKAELDFSRALQPVAPEGLVAAAAVWGTASGIPADLLQLQTALQLTLPETVAERRREVEEWRTRVHHLVASLQEALSARLVSAEEPVQRCERQEVELRAKGDELKRAQEELAARRKRLEARGDAISEQEKKLESQRGVHVAVKESLSRYDGVDAGIAAAEADLAKFREARDSYIANQKAAEELPKREDTLAKYQDRLAALERERVARSQEIQTLQGAYCADRHEAARGSREILVTRIATLSAELVSLAESARRLEGEVALLTALAQEVEKKKGAIDELNEQGALVKFLRNQVFKNVSAQLSERFREEISFRADRIYRNIAESDEELYWGENYQVVLKDLVEGSVRERTDDQLSGGQMMSAVVALRLALLQTIGARVAFFDEPTSNLDADRRENLARAFRAIDVGQEEVTEHWYDQLFLVSHDVSFTEITDQMIQLGEKNL